A genomic window from Mycetohabitans rhizoxinica HKI 454 includes:
- the corA gene encoding magnesium/cobalt transporter CorA, translating into MLINCAAYHDGRKMGDIPVSDISEYVAKPDCFVWVALKDPNPEELAQMAHEFGLHELAVEDASHGHQRPKIEEYGASLFAVLHTVEQTSDKELEVGEVAVFAGANYVLTVRAGSKQGFQDVRARCERDAHLLRHGSAFVLYALIDSVVDRYFPVVEALIDESEIVEDRIFENKGTAASRDVVEDLYSLKRRFVRLHHHVAPLLEAVGKLQGGRVPTLCAGMEAYFRDVYDHLVRIDKLIEGRREMISTAIQVNLGMISLAESETTKRLGAFGALFASPTMIAGIYGMNFQSIPELHWQYGYPACLAVMLAIDAVLWWRFRKAGWL; encoded by the coding sequence ATGCTGATCAACTGCGCTGCATACCACGATGGTCGCAAGATGGGCGACATCCCGGTGAGTGACATTAGCGAATATGTCGCGAAACCGGACTGTTTTGTCTGGGTGGCGCTGAAAGACCCGAATCCCGAGGAATTGGCGCAGATGGCACACGAGTTCGGCTTGCACGAGCTTGCAGTCGAGGATGCAAGCCACGGTCATCAGCGGCCGAAGATCGAAGAGTATGGCGCGTCGCTGTTCGCCGTGTTGCACACGGTTGAGCAAACGTCAGACAAAGAATTGGAAGTCGGCGAGGTAGCGGTTTTTGCCGGTGCGAATTATGTGTTGACCGTTCGTGCCGGCAGCAAGCAGGGCTTTCAGGATGTGCGTGCCCGTTGCGAGCGCGACGCGCATTTGCTGCGGCACGGCTCGGCCTTCGTGCTGTACGCACTGATCGACAGCGTGGTGGACCGCTATTTTCCCGTCGTCGAGGCGTTGATCGATGAGTCGGAGATCGTCGAGGACCGGATTTTCGAGAATAAGGGCACCGCGGCCTCGCGTGACGTGGTCGAGGACCTGTATTCGCTTAAGCGCCGTTTCGTGCGGCTGCATCACCACGTCGCGCCTTTGCTGGAGGCGGTGGGAAAATTGCAGGGTGGCCGCGTCCCGACGCTGTGCGCCGGCATGGAGGCGTATTTCCGGGATGTCTATGATCATCTGGTGCGCATCGACAAGCTGATCGAAGGCCGCCGTGAGATGATCTCGACTGCGATTCAGGTGAACCTGGGCATGATCTCGCTGGCTGAAAGCGAGACGACTAAGCGGCTCGGCGCGTTCGGCGCGCTGTTCGCCAGTCCGACGATGATCGCGGGGATCTACGGGATGAATTTTCAGAGCATACCGGAGTTGCACTGGCAGTATGGTTATCCGGCGTGCCTAGCGGTCATGCTGGCGATCGATGCGGTATTGTGGTGGCGGTTTAGGAAGGCGGGTTGGCTTTGA
- a CDS encoding MgtC/SapB family protein, with product MNWTLIGMADLVINLELVGRLLMAAALGSVIGIERERLQWAAGLRTHMLVCVGSALIMIVSTYGFTQVQGKEGMVLDPSRVAAQVVSGIGFLGAGSILLRGEVIRGLTTAASLWTVAGVGLAVGGGLYVAASAATAIILVILVGVKPLERRFIAAKLRREVRLVASRGALSIDTLSEVLGPSSARIKRFIVQQQEDGSGIDDVTIAFSRVTDPEFATIVRRLEQMQGVRHVREVAPS from the coding sequence ATGAACTGGACTCTAATTGGAATGGCTGACCTGGTCATCAACCTGGAGTTGGTCGGGCGGCTGCTGATGGCGGCGGCGCTCGGCAGCGTGATCGGCATCGAGCGGGAACGGCTGCAGTGGGCAGCCGGACTACGCACTCACATGCTGGTCTGCGTCGGCTCCGCCCTGATCATGATCGTGTCAACCTATGGCTTCACACAGGTGCAAGGCAAGGAAGGCATGGTGCTGGATCCGTCGCGGGTCGCGGCCCAGGTAGTGTCTGGCATCGGGTTTCTTGGTGCCGGCTCAATCCTGCTGCGCGGGGAAGTCATCCGGGGGCTGACGACCGCGGCGAGCCTGTGGACCGTGGCTGGCGTCGGGCTCGCCGTGGGCGGTGGACTATACGTCGCGGCCAGCGCCGCGACGGCGATCATCCTGGTGATCTTAGTCGGTGTGAAGCCGCTCGAGCGACGCTTCATTGCTGCGAAGCTCCGCCGCGAGGTGCGGCTCGTCGCCAGCCGCGGTGCGTTGTCGATTGACACCTTGTCCGAGGTGCTTGGCCCGAGCAGCGCGCGCATCAAGCGCTTCATCGTACAGCAACAGGAAGACGGCAGCGGCATCGATGATGTGACGATCGCGTTCTCGCGGGTCACTGATCCGGAATTCGCGACCATTGTGCGCCGGCTCGAGCAGATGCAGGGTGTGCGCCATGTGCGTGAGGTCGCTCCGTCATAG
- the istA gene encoding IS21 family transposase: MKKDGEIKLLREERRKGVSQKLAAARTGMSERTVRKYERAGTLPSQMKKPRMHRTRENPFSVDWPWVEDHLKRDPALQAKTLFVLLCQAFPGRYQEGQLRTLQRHIQAWRVRHGPEQEVMFAQEHVPGRMAQSDFTSMNRLSVTISGTAFPHLLYHLVLTYSNVEAVRICFSESFEALAEGLEACLWQIGGVPQWHRTDNLTAAVRELDREGMHEFTQNYRALLAHDSMQPSANTAGCANQNGDVEQSHFRFKQAVDQALRVRGTRDFATRSDYEHFLGELVGQRNLTRSQRFEADRAALRALPAAPLDFTRAVTVRVSRFSLVRVLNNYYSVPSRLIGAMLKARIRSENLDLYHGTAHVLTLPRLSGRNQRRIDYRHLIWSLVRKPGAFAAYCYRDELFPTTTFRRAYDALLATTPTKADQEYLRLLHLAASTSEAQIDEAIGRLLHDGRIPTLDVVRKLVASPTPTPVPKIGKAAINLHDYDALIPSRSKHA; encoded by the coding sequence ATGAAAAAAGACGGAGAAATCAAATTGTTGCGAGAAGAACGGCGCAAAGGAGTGAGCCAGAAGCTGGCGGCAGCGCGAACAGGTATGAGTGAGCGTACGGTCCGTAAGTACGAGCGTGCTGGCACGTTACCGAGTCAAATGAAGAAGCCGCGCATGCATCGCACGCGGGAGAATCCGTTTAGCGTCGATTGGCCGTGGGTTGAGGACCATCTCAAGCGAGATCCGGCATTGCAGGCCAAGACCTTATTTGTGCTGCTGTGCCAGGCGTTTCCGGGGCGATATCAGGAAGGCCAGCTGCGCACGTTGCAGCGGCACATTCAAGCGTGGCGCGTTCGTCACGGCCCGGAACAAGAAGTCATGTTTGCACAGGAGCATGTGCCCGGGCGCATGGCTCAATCCGATTTCACTTCAATGAATAGGCTGAGCGTCACGATCTCGGGCACGGCATTCCCGCATTTGCTGTACCACCTGGTGCTGACTTACTCGAACGTAGAGGCCGTGCGCATTTGCTTCTCCGAGAGCTTTGAGGCGCTGGCTGAAGGGCTTGAAGCATGCCTGTGGCAGATCGGCGGTGTTCCACAATGGCATCGCACCGACAATCTGACTGCGGCCGTACGCGAGCTGGATCGCGAAGGCATGCATGAGTTCACGCAGAACTATCGTGCATTGCTTGCTCATGACAGCATGCAGCCATCAGCGAACACGGCTGGATGCGCTAACCAAAACGGCGACGTCGAGCAATCGCACTTTCGGTTCAAACAGGCCGTGGACCAGGCGCTACGGGTTCGCGGCACGCGAGACTTCGCAACGCGCAGCGACTACGAACACTTCCTTGGCGAACTTGTTGGGCAGCGCAATCTCACGCGCTCGCAACGATTCGAGGCGGACCGAGCGGCGCTTAGAGCGCTGCCCGCAGCGCCGCTGGACTTCACGCGCGCGGTCACGGTGCGCGTTTCTCGTTTCAGCTTGGTTCGGGTTCTCAACAATTACTACTCGGTGCCGTCACGATTGATCGGCGCCATGCTGAAGGCACGCATCCGCTCGGAGAACTTGGATCTTTACCACGGGACGGCACATGTTCTTACTCTGCCGCGCTTGAGCGGGCGCAATCAGCGGCGAATCGACTACCGGCATCTGATCTGGTCACTGGTGAGAAAGCCCGGCGCGTTCGCGGCTTACTGCTACAGAGACGAGCTGTTTCCAACGACCACATTCCGCCGGGCCTACGACGCACTGCTTGCCACAACGCCGACAAAGGCGGACCAGGAATATCTTCGCCTGTTGCATTTAGCTGCGAGCACATCCGAGGCGCAAATCGACGAAGCAATCGGCCGCTTGTTGCATGACGGGCGCATACCGACGCTCGATGTCGTGCGCAAACTCGTCGCAAGCCCTACGCCGACACCGGTGCCGAAGATCGGCAAGGCCGCCATCAACTTGCACGACTACGACGCCCTAATCCCGTCGCGGAGCAAGCATGCATAA
- a CDS encoding sorbitol/mannitol transport ATP-binding protein has product MSARTMTVEPLANAAYLYAKSPLANDELIARILPLERHAKGAVVMLGADLDHCPLFDAQGRAFEQKWRRRWPPRNARAIRRRRQSSGVAAASRAVSWWRGAQLTCRYAGRMHPASRID; this is encoded by the coding sequence GCCAACGCCGCCTATCTGTACGCCAAGTCGCCGTTGGCCAACGACGAACTGATCGCGCGTATTCTACCATTGGAGCGCCATGCGAAAGGCGCGGTCGTCATGCTCGGCGCCGACCTCGACCATTGCCCTCTGTTCGACGCGCAAGGCCGAGCCTTCGAGCAAAAATGGCGGCGACGCTGGCCGCCGCGTAACGCGCGTGCGATACGCCGACGAAGGCAATCGTCGGGCGTTGCGGCGGCGAGTCGAGCGGTAAGCTGGTGGCGCGGCGCCCAATTGACATGTCGATACGCCGGCCGCATGCATCCGGCCTCGCGCATCGATTGA